From one Methylomonas paludis genomic stretch:
- the cysN gene encoding sulfate adenylyltransferase subunit CysN: MSHQSDLISSDINAYLAQHERKELLRFLTCGNVDDGKSTLIGRLLHDSKMIYEDQLAAVQADSVKSGTTGAGKIDLALLVDGLQAEREQGITIDVAYRYFSTSTRKFIIADTPGHEQYTRNMATGASTCDLAVILIDARYGVQTQTKRHSFIASLLGLKHIIVAINKMDLVSYAESTFEAIKADYLDFIRTLDLQDIHFIPMSALDGDNVVNASENMSWYTGKPMMELLNTIEIASDHNFADARFPVQYVNRPNLDFRGFCGTVASGVFKKGDVITALPSGKTSQIKSIVTFDGDLEQAFAAMAVTLTLTDEIDISRGDVIIGQQQVAPTIADKFKATIVWMTEQAMTPGRQYIIKLATRSVSGSVSFIHHRIDVNTLEHHDANELKLNEIGNCTVAVNAPVVFDPYKRNKTSGAFIIIDRLTNVTVGAGMITGAASAEDWTVVSAQDRATRFGQTAGSIALSGSNAKQTAYQLERKLFDTGHAATVLEQGDAVIVAAIKHAGLLCLSVDAQSSGFDVSFDSDVYSVDEIYAALKQRGLIH, encoded by the coding sequence ATGTCCCACCAATCCGATTTAATCAGCTCCGATATTAATGCCTATCTGGCGCAACACGAACGTAAAGAGTTGCTGCGATTTTTAACCTGCGGCAATGTTGATGACGGCAAAAGTACCCTGATTGGGCGCTTGCTGCACGATTCCAAGATGATTTACGAAGATCAGCTGGCCGCGGTACAGGCCGATAGCGTGAAATCCGGCACGACTGGGGCAGGCAAGATTGATTTGGCTTTGCTGGTGGATGGTTTGCAGGCGGAACGCGAGCAAGGGATTACCATAGATGTGGCTTACCGGTATTTTTCCACATCTACCCGCAAATTCATTATTGCCGACACGCCGGGGCATGAACAATATACCCGTAATATGGCGACCGGCGCTTCTACCTGTGATTTGGCGGTGATTTTGATCGATGCCCGCTATGGGGTGCAAACTCAGACTAAACGCCATAGTTTTATCGCATCATTATTGGGCCTCAAGCACATTATTGTGGCGATTAATAAAATGGATTTGGTAAGTTATGCTGAATCAACTTTTGAGGCGATTAAAGCGGATTATCTGGATTTTATCCGTACCCTGGATTTGCAGGATATTCATTTTATTCCGATGTCGGCGCTGGACGGCGACAATGTGGTGAACGCCAGTGAGAATATGTCCTGGTATACCGGCAAGCCGATGATGGAATTGCTGAACACGATTGAAATTGCCAGCGATCATAATTTTGCCGATGCGCGGTTTCCGGTGCAGTATGTCAATCGCCCCAATCTGGATTTTCGCGGCTTCTGTGGTACGGTGGCTTCCGGGGTATTCAAGAAAGGCGATGTGATTACTGCCCTGCCCTCCGGCAAAACCAGCCAGATCAAATCGATTGTGACTTTTGACGGCGATCTGGAACAGGCGTTTGCGGCAATGGCGGTTACGCTGACGCTGACCGATGAAATTGATATCAGCCGGGGTGATGTGATTATCGGCCAGCAGCAAGTTGCGCCGACGATAGCCGACAAATTTAAAGCCACGATAGTCTGGATGACGGAACAGGCCATGACACCGGGTCGTCAGTATATTATCAAGCTGGCTACCCGCAGCGTGTCAGGCTCGGTTTCCTTTATCCATCATCGGATAGATGTAAATACCCTGGAACACCATGACGCAAATGAGCTGAAGCTGAACGAGATTGGCAACTGCACGGTAGCGGTAAATGCACCCGTGGTGTTTGATCCGTATAAACGTAATAAAACCAGCGGTGCTTTTATTATTATTGACCGGCTGACCAATGTGACAGTAGGCGCAGGCATGATTACCGGCGCAGCCAGCGCTGAGGACTGGACAGTGGTTAGCGCACAAGACCGCGCCACCCGGTTTGGCCAAACCGCCGGCAGCATTGCTTTAAGCGGCAGCAACGCCAAACAAACGGCTTATCAGCTGGAACGTAAGCTGTTTGATACCGGCCATGCCGCCACAGTGCTGGAACAGGGCGATGCAGTGATAGTGGCGGCTATTAAACATGCCGGGTTGTTGTGTCTGAGTGTGGATGCGCAAAGCAGCGGCTTTGATGTGAGTTTTGATAGTGATGTCTACAGTGTTGATGAGATTTATGCGGCTTTGAAACAGCGTGGTTTGATTCATTAA
- a CDS encoding response regulator transcription factor yields the protein MTQFGIIRILFVDDHAIVRAGYRALFAKQQDLQVVAEAANGNEGYRLYKEYSPDVVVTDLSLPEQSGLELISRIRQRQSDAKILVFSMHQNPAFAMQACRAGALGYISKSSPPEVLLDAIRSVNAGRHILSTDIAQALAMEKLGGAGMALDSLTSREFEILRLLVIGNSNEAIAQMLNISTKTVCNSHYLIKKKLGVSSDIELTRLALKLEVVNLLD from the coding sequence ATGACTCAATTCGGCATCATCCGTATTTTATTCGTTGATGATCACGCCATAGTCCGGGCCGGTTATCGTGCCTTGTTTGCTAAACAGCAGGATTTGCAGGTAGTGGCGGAAGCCGCCAATGGTAATGAAGGCTATCGCCTGTATAAGGAATACAGCCCGGATGTAGTGGTTACCGATTTATCTTTACCAGAGCAAAGCGGGTTGGAACTGATCAGCCGTATCAGGCAACGCCAGAGCGATGCCAAGATTCTGGTGTTCAGTATGCACCAAAATCCGGCTTTTGCCATGCAGGCCTGCCGGGCTGGCGCTTTGGGCTACATCAGCAAAAGCAGCCCGCCGGAAGTGTTGTTGGATGCCATTCGCAGCGTTAATGCCGGTCGGCATATTTTGTCGACCGACATTGCTCAGGCGTTGGCTATGGAAAAACTGGGTGGAGCTGGTATGGCACTGGACAGTCTCACCAGTCGGGAATTTGAAATTCTGCGTTTGCTGGTAATCGGCAACAGTAATGAAGCCATTGCTCAAATGCTCAACATCAGCACTAAAACGGTCTGTAACAGCCACTACCTGATCAAGAAAAAACTCGGTGTCAGCAGCGATATAGAATTGACCAGACTGGCGCTAAAGCTGGAAGTGGTCAATTTGCTGGATTGA
- a CDS encoding sensor histidine kinase, whose amino-acid sequence MNLQVHLLSRITVAALICLLATSGWVLLRHQQQISQNAQVSSDALVKQLEFQLLRINTGYQADKQFPDFDLWKQTSHTQGICLHYLPDAFGVERSLCSGIPVQTTNPPDWFDQGCRRFFHPGLILQRNIRFNGKNAGTLTISTDPELAIAQAWDAVSNLLGLSLVTILTVSVLLYWLISRALRPAQQIVNGLERIRHGDLAHRIPEFSLQEWAQTATAINQLAATQQQLLNERQQLLSKLINSQEEERHYLARELHDEFGQYLTGIQALAASISHSAGQTCPALQAEAQQIGSYTQTLHDSLKNLLQRLRPAELEELGLATALHSMLAVWHRINPDTLYHLQISGDCRQLSAALSLSLYRLIQEGITNIAKHAGAGNVEIDLAINSVNVCLRIADNGILGVLPLPGGSGLGVLGMRERVSALSGQFSLAVAQPHGLIIQISLPLNSGKADI is encoded by the coding sequence ATGAATCTACAAGTCCATCTGTTATCGCGCATCACCGTTGCCGCATTAATTTGTTTACTGGCAACCAGCGGCTGGGTATTGCTGCGTCATCAGCAACAAATCAGCCAAAATGCCCAAGTCAGCAGTGATGCACTGGTTAAGCAGTTGGAGTTTCAGTTATTACGTATCAATACCGGTTACCAGGCAGATAAGCAGTTTCCTGATTTTGATTTATGGAAACAAACCTCACACACTCAGGGCATCTGTTTGCATTATTTGCCCGATGCCTTTGGCGTAGAACGTAGCCTCTGCTCCGGCATACCGGTGCAGACCACCAATCCACCAGATTGGTTTGATCAAGGATGCCGGCGATTTTTTCATCCCGGCCTGATCTTGCAGCGCAATATCCGTTTTAACGGCAAAAATGCCGGCACATTAACAATCAGCACCGACCCTGAATTGGCTATTGCCCAGGCCTGGGATGCCGTCAGCAACTTGCTGGGTTTAAGCCTAGTGACCATACTCACCGTGTCTGTGCTGCTGTACTGGTTAATTAGCCGGGCATTGCGTCCGGCCCAACAAATAGTCAACGGCCTGGAACGCATCCGCCACGGCGATCTGGCTCACCGGATTCCCGAGTTCAGCCTGCAGGAATGGGCGCAAACCGCCACGGCCATCAATCAATTAGCCGCTACCCAGCAGCAATTACTTAACGAGCGCCAGCAATTGCTGAGTAAGCTCATCAATTCCCAGGAAGAAGAACGGCATTATCTGGCGCGTGAACTGCACGACGAATTTGGCCAATACCTAACCGGCATTCAAGCCCTGGCCGCCTCGATTTCCCACAGTGCCGGGCAAACCTGTCCAGCCTTACAGGCAGAAGCACAACAAATTGGCAGCTACACCCAGACTCTGCATGATAGTCTGAAAAACCTGTTACAGCGTTTGCGGCCAGCCGAACTGGAAGAACTGGGTTTGGCCACCGCCTTACACAGTATGTTGGCTGTCTGGCATCGCATCAATCCAGACACGCTTTACCACTTGCAAATCAGCGGTGATTGTCGGCAATTGAGTGCTGCACTCAGCCTCAGTCTGTACCGCTTAATTCAGGAGGGTATAACCAATATCGCCAAACATGCAGGTGCCGGCAATGTTGAGATTGATTTGGCAATCAATAGTGTAAATGTTTGCTTACGCATTGCTGATAACGGTATCCTTGGTGTTTTACCGCTGCCTGGCGGTTCAGGCTTGGGGGTGCTGGGCATGCGTGAAAGAGTCTCGGCCTTAAGCGGTCAGTTCAGTTTGGCCGTGGCACAGCCGCATGGTTTGATTATTCAAATTAGTTTGCCGTTAAATTCTGGCAAGGCAGATATATGA
- the cysD gene encoding sulfate adenylyltransferase subunit CysD gives MTDYKLTHLKQLEAESIHIIREVAAEFEKPVMLYSIGKDSAVMLHLTRKAFFPGKPPFPLLHVDTTWKFKEMIAFRDQLVSELGWDLLVHINQDGVAQNIGPFTHGSKKHTDVMKTDGLKQALNKYQFDAAFGGARRDEEKSRAKERVYSFRDKNHRWDPKNQRPELWNIYNGKIDKGESIRVFPLSNWTELDIWQYIHLENIPIVPLYFAKERPVVERDGMLIMVDDDRMPIGPDEKVEMKMVRFRTLGCYPLTGAVESTATTLPEIIQEMLLTTTSERQGRLIDHDQAGSMEQKKREGYF, from the coding sequence ATGACCGATTATAAATTAACTCATCTCAAACAGCTTGAAGCTGAAAGCATCCATATCATTCGTGAAGTCGCGGCAGAATTTGAAAAACCGGTGATGCTTTATTCCATAGGCAAGGATTCTGCGGTGATGCTGCATCTTACCCGTAAGGCGTTTTTTCCGGGCAAGCCGCCGTTTCCGTTATTACATGTGGATACTACCTGGAAATTTAAGGAGATGATTGCTTTTCGTGACCAACTGGTTAGCGAGCTGGGCTGGGATTTGCTGGTGCATATTAATCAGGACGGGGTGGCGCAAAATATCGGGCCGTTCACTCACGGCAGTAAAAAACATACCGATGTGATGAAAACCGATGGCTTGAAACAGGCCTTAAACAAGTATCAGTTTGATGCGGCTTTTGGCGGGGCCAGACGGGATGAGGAAAAATCCCGCGCCAAGGAACGGGTGTATTCGTTCCGTGACAAGAACCATCGCTGGGACCCGAAAAACCAGCGCCCGGAACTGTGGAATATTTATAACGGCAAAATTGATAAGGGTGAAAGCATCCGGGTGTTCCCATTGTCCAACTGGACTGAGCTGGACATCTGGCAATATATTCATCTGGAAAATATTCCGATTGTACCTTTGTATTTTGCCAAGGAGCGGCCAGTGGTGGAAAGAGACGGGATGCTGATTATGGTGGACGATGACCGGATGCCGATCGGCCCGGACGAAAAAGTGGAGATGAAAATGGTGCGGTTCCGCACCCTGGGTTGTTATCCGCTAACCGGCGCGGTGGAATCCACCGCTACGACTTTGCCGGAAATTATTCAGGAAATGTTGCTGACCACGACTTCTGAACGCCAGGGCCGTTTGATTGACCATGATCAGGCCGGTTCGATGGAACAGAAGAAACGTGAGGGTTATTTTTAA
- a CDS encoding ATP-binding protein produces the protein MINDVQLKNFGPIADLDWQSLGKINLVIGSNGCGKTFLLKAMYSAVRALEEYKRGDEDRELTEILRAKLYWTFQPVKGNDLISKSEAKTLDFSLRLDLKKINYITQKIADNKAITILNNEVDPITYNSIFLPAKEILSVHDIILKSRELDKVFGFDDTYYDLAKAIRFPAVQPFELGKKDAGLGKGAFFSSHVKGQFSSDFLDARNQLASMIGGVIEMDSETNRWFFKQGQRRFAIGTTAEGIKKIAILDTLLGNGYLSENSIVFIDEPEANLHPTAIAKLLDIIAVLALHGIQFFLASHSYFVIKKLFLIAQEQKMSIPVLSKEGDSWQQSDLLTGMPDNSIIDESIRLYKEEVELAFK, from the coding sequence ATGATTAATGATGTTCAGCTAAAAAACTTTGGACCAATAGCCGACCTGGATTGGCAAAGCTTAGGCAAAATCAATCTGGTGATTGGTAGTAATGGCTGCGGCAAGACATTTTTGCTGAAGGCGATGTATAGCGCTGTACGGGCACTTGAAGAATATAAGCGAGGCGATGAAGACAGGGAGCTTACAGAAATACTAAGAGCGAAACTTTATTGGACGTTTCAACCAGTAAAAGGCAACGACCTTATCTCAAAGTCTGAAGCTAAAACCTTGGACTTTAGTTTGCGATTGGATCTAAAAAAAATCAATTACATAACCCAAAAAATAGCCGACAATAAAGCTATTACAATATTGAACAATGAAGTTGATCCCATAACCTACAATTCCATTTTTTTGCCTGCTAAAGAAATTTTATCGGTACACGATATCATTTTAAAATCTAGAGAATTGGATAAGGTTTTTGGATTCGACGATACTTATTACGATTTAGCTAAAGCCATACGTTTCCCGGCTGTTCAACCTTTTGAATTGGGTAAAAAAGACGCTGGATTAGGCAAAGGCGCATTCTTTTCTTCACATGTAAAAGGCCAGTTTTCAAGCGATTTTCTGGACGCCCGTAACCAATTAGCAAGCATGATAGGTGGCGTTATAGAAATGGATAGCGAAACCAACCGCTGGTTTTTTAAACAAGGTCAACGACGATTTGCTATCGGTACAACTGCGGAAGGCATAAAAAAAATTGCCATACTTGATACGTTGTTGGGCAACGGCTATCTTTCTGAAAACTCTATCGTGTTTATCGACGAACCGGAAGCCAATCTACACCCCACGGCCATTGCCAAACTACTAGATATTATTGCCGTTTTAGCCTTGCACGGCATTCAATTTTTTTTAGCCAGTCATTCGTATTTTGTGATTAAAAAGCTATTTTTAATTGCTCAAGAACAAAAGATGTCTATTCCAGTGCTATCCAAGGAAGGCGATAGCTGGCAGCAATCGGATTTATTGACAGGAATGCCTGACAATTCCATCATTGATGAATCTATAAGGCTTTATAAAGAAGAAGTCGAATTAGCATTCAAATGA